In Quercus robur chromosome 11, dhQueRobu3.1, whole genome shotgun sequence, the following proteins share a genomic window:
- the LOC126706012 gene encoding oligopeptide transporter 4-like — protein MAALEIQTTYPNTTTTKAPNDVDEDELSPIEQVRLTVPNTDDPTLPVWTFRMWTLGLLSCAILSFLNQFFSYRTEPLLVSQITVLVASLPIGRFMAATLPTTKFRIPGFGSRLFSLNPGPFNMKEHVLITIFANAGTAFGNGPAYGVYIIDIIKAFYHRKISFLAGWLLIVTTQVLGYGWAGLLRKYVVEPAHMWWPSTLVQVSLFRALHEKEEKRFSRAKFFLIALICSFTWYTMPGYLFSTLTNISWICWAFSKSVTAQQIGSGMQGLGLGAVTLDWAAVSSFLFSPLVSPFFSIMNVFAGYVLIVFIATPIAYWGFDLYNASRFPIFSSQLFTSQGQQYNISSIVNNKFELDLAKYEEQGPIHLSMFFALTYGFGFATIAATISHVTLFYGREIYERFQASYKGREDIHTKLMRKYKDIPSWWFYLLLVVTIAISFVLCTVLNNQVQMPWWGLLFACVIAFSFTLPISIITATTNQTPGLNIITEYMMGLIYPGRPIANVSFKVYGYMSMAQAVSFLNDFKLGHYMKIPPRSMFLVQFIGTILAGTINIGVAWWLLNSIQNICQPELLPVNSPWTCPSDRVFFDASIIWGLVGPKRIFGRLGSYGAINWFFLGGAIGPIIVWLLHKAFPKQTWIPLINLPVLLGATGNMPPATALNYNAWVVVGTIFNYFVYRYRKEWWQRYNYVLSGALDAGLAFMGVLLYFSVGMEGKGVNWWGTKGEHCDLAVCPTAKGIVVDGCPVK, from the exons ATGGCCGCCCTAGAGATACAAACAACATACCctaacaccaccaccaccaaagcTCCTAATGATGTCGACGAAGACGAGCTCTCGCCGATCGAACAAGTCAGGCTAACCGTGCCCAACACCGACGACCCGACCCTACCTGTATGGACCTTTCGAATGTGGACCTTAGGCTTACTCTCATGTGCAATCCTTTCCTTCCTAAACCAATTCTTCTCCTACAGGACTGAGCCCCTTCTTGTATCCCAAATCACTGTCTTAGTAGCCTCTCTCCCCATTGGCCGCTTCATGGCTGCCACTCTCCCCACAACCAAGTTCCGAATACCCGGGTTTGGATCCAGGTTGTTCTCTCTTAACCCGGGTCCGTTTAACATGAAAGAGCATGTACTCATCACCATCTTTGCTAATGCTGGTACTGCTTTCGGAAATGGACCAGCTTATGGTGTTTATATTATTGATATAATCAAAGCCTTTTATCACCGGAAAATTTCCTTTCTTGCTGGTTGGCTTCTTATTGTCACTACCCAG GTGTTAGGCTATGGTTGGGCTGGACTACTGAGGAAATACGTGGTGGAGCCAGCCCACATGTGGTGGCCATCAACTCTCGTTCAAGTCTCACTTTTTCG GGCTTTGcatgagaaagaagagaagcgGTTCTCACGGGCAAAGTTCTTCCTAATTGCACTAATTTGCAGTTTTACATGGTACACAATGCCAGGATACCTCTTTTCAACATTAACAAACATCTCATGGATCTGTTGGGCATTCTCTAAATCAGTCACTGCCCAACAAATTGGCTCAGGCATGCAAGGACTTGGACTAGGAGCAGTAACACTCGATTGGGCTGCAGTGTCATCCTTCCTATTTAGCCCCCTCGTTAGCCCCTTCTTCTCCATTATGAACGTTTTTGCAGGCTATGTATTGATAGTCTTCATTGCAACCCCTATAGCATATTGGGGATTTGACTTATACAATGCAAGTAGATTTCCCATTTTCTCTTCTCAGTTGTTTACATCCCAAGGTCAACAATACAACATATCATCCATTGTCAATAACAAGTTTGAGTTAGATCTAGCCAAGTATGAGGAGCAAGGACCAATTCATTTAAGCATGTTTTTCGCTCTCACTTATGGCTTTGGCTTTGCCACTATTGCTGCCACCATTTCACATGTGACACTCTTCTATGGAAG AGAAATTTATGAGAGATTCCAAGCTTCTTACAAGGGCAGGGAGGATATTCATACAAAATTGATGAGGAAATACAAGGACATACCTTCGTGGTGGTTTTACTTATTGCTAGTTGTGACAATTGCAATTTCCTTTGTACTCTGTACCGTTTTGAATAATCAAGTCCAGATGCCGTGGTGGGGATTGCTCTTTGCATGTGTCATAGCTTTTTCTTTCACCCTTCCAATAAGTATCATAACTGCCACAACAAACCAG ACACCAGGGCTAAACATAATAACGGAGTACATGATGGGTCTCATATATCCAGGAAGACCAATAGCCAATGTAAGTTTTAAAGTCTATGGCTATATGAGCATGGCTCAAGCTGTCTCTTTCCTCAATGACTTCAAGCTAGGACATTACATGAAGATTCCTCCAAGATCAATGTTCTTAGTTCAG TTCATAGGAACAATTCTTGCTGGAACCATCAACATTGGAGTGGCTTGGTGGTTGCTAAACTCAATTCAGAACATATGTCAACCAGAGCTCCTTCCTGTCAATAGTCCTTGGACATGCCCTAGCGATCGAGTTTTCTTTGATGCTTCTATTATTTGGGGTTTGGTGGGACCTAAACGGATCTTTGGAAGACTTGGAAGCTATGGGGCAATAAATTGGTTCTTCCTTGGAGGTGCAATAGGACCTATTATTGTTTGGCTGTTGCATAAGGCATTCCCAAAGCAAACTTGGATTCCACTCATTAACCTTCCAGTGCTCCTAGGAGCAACAGGAAATATGCCTCCAGCAACAGCCTTGAACTACAATGCCTGGGTTGTAGTTGGAACaatctttaattattttgtatatcGGTACCGTAAAGAGTGGTGGCAGAGGTACAATTATGTTCTTTCAGGAGCACTGGATGCAGGGTTGGCTTTCATGGGAGTGCTATTGTACTTTTCAGTGGGTATGGAAGGGAAAGGTGTGAATTGGTGGGGTACAAAAGGTGAACACTGTGATTTAGCAGTTTGTCCAACAGCAAAGGGCATAGTGGTTGATGGTTGTCCAGTGAAGTAA
- the LOC126706858 gene encoding uncharacterized protein LOC126706858 produces the protein MISEHQSAFLKGRLITDNILVAFETLHYMKNHNSGSTGFMALKLDMSKVYDRVEWSFLKDVMRQMGFNEKWVALVLACITSVSYSLLINGEPQGHIVPTRNIRQDDSLLFCRATRSECQKVLEILSTYENLSSQKLNKEKATLFFSKSTPLDVQSEIMVEPGVTELKQYEAYLGLSALVGRNKRASFDQLKQRVWKRLQGWEGKLLSQAGREVLIKSVIQAIPTYAISSFKLPIILCHEIETFVRKFWWGQRGEQRKVHWVKWEEMCKHKDRGGWVSRILPCSMMQCWQNSHGDCSMMITLFSLEYLRQDFSPMAQYWMQKTLLLPHMLGRAF, from the exons ATGATTTCGGAACATCAAAGTGCATTCCTCAAGGGTAGATTGATTACAGATAACATCTTGGTTGCATTTGAAACCTTacattatatgaaaaatcataATTCAGGATCCACAGGGTTCATGGCTCTtaagcttgatatgagtaaAGTTTATGACCGGGTGGAATGGTCTTTCCTGAAAGATGTTATGAGACAGATGGGTTTCAATGAAAAATGGGTTGCTCTTGTTTTGGCTTGTATCACTTCTGTTTCCTATTCCTTGTTAATAAATGGTGAACCACAGGGACACATTGTACCTACCAGGAATATCCGTCAAG atgatagcctcCTTTTCTGTAGGGCTACTAGAAGTGAGTGTCAAAAGgttcttgaaattttatcaaCATATGAAAACCTCTCAAGCCAAAAGTTAAACAAGGAGAAGGCAACACTCTTTTTTAGCAAGTCCACCCCTTTGGACGTGCAATCCGAGATCATGGTAGAACCTGGAGTAACCGAATTGAAGCAATATGAAGCCTATTTGGGCCTATCGGCTTTGGTTGGGAGAAATAAGAGAGCAAGCTTTGATCAGTTAAAACAAAGAGTGTGGAAGAGGCTACAAGGTTGGGAAGGGAAGTTGTTATCACAAGCAGGGAGGGAGGTCCTTATTAAATCAGTTATTCAGGCCATACCCACGTATGCTATAAGTTCTTTCAAATTGCCGATCATTTTGTGCCATGAGATTGAAACCTTTGTCcgaaagttttggtgggggcaaagggGTGAACAAAGGAAAGTTCATTGGGTGAAATGGGAAGAGATGTGTAAGCACAAAGATCGGGGGGGATGGGTTTCAAGGATCTTACCATGTTCAATGATGCAATGTTGGCAAAACTCTCATGGAGATTGCTCCATGATGATAACTCTCTTTTCTTTAGAGTATTTAAGGCAAGATTTTTCCCCAATGGCACAAtattggatgcaaaagactctgCTTTTGCCTCATATGCTTGGAAGAGCATTCTAA
- the LOC126706377 gene encoding uncharacterized protein LOC126706377, producing MALTLLLRSPNNLSPLGAVVRRSFRSGAALEAIAKASEQKIPNVILYNYPSFSGAFSALFAHLFHSTLNLPSLILPFSSIHPLKPEDFDIHGVSKCYLLDLIGPKGFALKLAQRSSFEVIAFDHRKSVLAQIPCEEDCPRNLKFHVDVEKSSSSAVYDYFCDQLAHFGFPKGMVSSLLDPKDRDRVEMVLKYIEDSDLRRWSFPDIRAFNIGIDQWRSKLNCITNPYMYEQLLELSSVDLISKGNAHISSRQNAADKFLNKVFKVRLGRGFYGECLGVRVDGNSNLSDEIGKQLGVKSAAAGLRPIGAVVYMQRNNLKMCLRSIDSATDTSEVAKAYGGGGSPSSSSFIIRMDEYNQWLSGNSS from the exons ATGGCTCTCACGCTTTTGCTCCGAAGTCCGAACAATCTCTCTCCGTTGGGAGCCGTAGTTCGGAGGAGCTTCCGCTCAGGTGCGGCGTTGGAAGCCATAGCAAAAGCTTCGGAACAAAAAATCCCAAACGTAATTCTCTACAACTACCCATCCTTCTCTGGAGCTTTCTCCGCTCTCTTCGCTCACCTCTTCCACTCTACCCTCAATCTCCCTTCTCTCATTCTCCCCTTCTCTTCAATTCACCCTCTCAAACCCGAAGACTTTGACATCCATGGCGTTTCGAAATGCTATCTGCTTGACCTAATTGGACCTAAAGGTTTTGCTCTCAAACTCGCTCAGCGCTCATCGTTCGA GGTTATAGCATTTGATCATCGAAAATCAGTGCTTGCACAGATTCCTTGTGAAGAAGATTGTCCTCGTAACCTCAAATTTCATGTTGATGTTGAAAAAAGTAGCTCTAGTGCTGTGTATGATTACTTTTGTGATCAACTTGCACATTTCGGATTTCCTAAG ggGATGGTTTCAAGTTTGTTAGACCCAAAAGACCGAGATCGTGTTGAAATGGTTCTTAAGTATATTGAAGACAGTGATCTTCGCCGATGGAGCTTTCCGGATATTAGGGCGTTTAATATTGGAATTGATCAATGGCGCTCAAAGTTGAACTGCATCACTAATCCATACATGTATGAACAG TTACTGGAGTTAAGTTCTGTGGATTTAATTTCTAAGGGAAACGCTCATATCTCCTCTCGCCAGAATGCTGCAGATAAATTTCTAAATAAGGTTTTCAAAGTTCGCTTGGGCAGAGGATTTTATGGGGAGTGTCTG GGAGTTAGAGTGGACGGGAATTCCAATTTAAGTGATGAAATTGGCAAGCAACTTGGTGTAAAGAGTGCTGCAGCAGGTCTAAG GCCTATAGGAGCTGTTGTATACATGCAACGAAATAATCTTAAAATGTGCTTGAGAAGTATTGACAGTGCCACTGATACCTCTGAAGTTGCAAAG GCATATGGTGGAGGAGGTTCCCCAAGTTCTAGTTCCTTCATCATAAGGATGGATGAGTATAACCAGTGGCTTTCAGGGAATTCATCATGA